The following proteins are co-located in the Vidua macroura isolate BioBank_ID:100142 chromosome 1, ASM2450914v1, whole genome shotgun sequence genome:
- the DHX30 gene encoding LOW QUALITY PROTEIN: ATP-dependent RNA helicase DHX30 (The sequence of the model RefSeq protein was modified relative to this genomic sequence to represent the inferred CDS: deleted 1 base in 1 codon), translating to MAALGLLLQAAGPLRLCRGPRGPCAGPRGLCSAPRGPAEPRRDEEDEEEPEAAQDSRDLLKEFPQPKNLLNSVIGRALGISHARDKLVYIHTNGPRKKKVTLHIKWPKNVEVEGYGTKKIDAERQAAAAACQLFKGWGLLGPRNELFDAAKYRLLADQLGCPDERWCSEGKWRSKSGPSLADLSTCWRRMEPDDAIQPMEQGRMPKAMRREELEEGELEEGELEEGELEEEAIDVSDYLPMAHQDARTPGRDASRGGGSIEMTDDNTAIRALTQFPLPKNLLAQVIQIATSSSTVKEYMQFRTVGTKTKICKLTLRWPCPMTFAAKGRRKVEAENKAAALACQKLKSLGLVDKNNNPLSHAMYNMTSLRELGENQRKPCHIKVPEATLRKIENYLNHYPVDIRESRPRIADDMMNLTKESGAISDAITGKTYIPMLEAEEVRLSQNLLALWKRRGASWQESHPLPVDPHKDTILSAIEQNPVVVIAGDTGCGKTTRIPQLLLEHYILEGRGARCNVVITQPRRISAISVAQRVAQELGPNMRKNVGYQVRLESKPPARGGALLFCTVGILLRKLQGNPSLEGVSHVVVDEVHERDVNTDFLLILLKGIQKLNPDLRLVLMSATGDNQRFSHYFGDCPVVKVPGFMYPVKEYYLEEILAKLGRHRHRHYEIKQSDDECVLDLDLITDLVLQIDAHGEPGGILCFLPGWQEIKGVQQRLLEMLGSQNSRYLVLPVHSNIPMMDQQNIFQRPPPGVRKIVLATNIAETSITINDIVHVVDSGTHKEERYDLKTKVSCLETVWVSKSNVVQRRGRAGRCQSGFAYHLFPRSRLDKMPTYQVPEILRTPLENLVVQAKIHMPEKTAVEFLSKALDSPDIKAVDEAVILLQEIGVLDQREALTTLGKRLAQISTDPRLAKAIVLASIYRCLHPLLVIVSCLTRDPFSSSLQNRAEVDKAKAVLSRESGSDHLAFVRAVAGWEEVLRRRDSRARDNYLQDYYLYGPSLRFINGLVKQFSENLYEAFLVSSPSDCTMPSSVCNQYSEEEELVKGVLMAGLYPNLIQVRQGKVTRQGKFKPNSYAYRTKAGTVLLHKSTINREASKLYSRWLTYFMAVKSNGGVFVRDSSQVHPLAVLLMTDTDIHVRDDGWRATVSLTDSDLLVLEGDSYTIRLLRDFRVSLSKMVETCLCYEMAAIPGDLHHQHSQLLDILVDLLKGPPGSFGS from the exons AAAGTCACTCTCCATATAAAGTGGCCGAAGAATGTGGAAGTGGAGGGCTATGGGACCAAGAAGATCGATGCGGAGCGGCAGGCGGCGGCTGCGGCGTGTCAGCTCTTCAag GGCTGGGGCTTGCTGGGCCCCCGGAACGAGCTCTTCGACGCGGCCAAGTACCGGCTGCTGGCCGACCAGCTGGGCTGTCCCGACGAGCGCTGGTGCTCCGAGGGCAAGTGGCGCTCCAAGTCCGGCCCCTCCCTCGCCGACCTGTCCACCTGCTGGCGCCGCATGGAGCCCGACGACGCCATCCAGcccatggagcagggcaggatgcCCAAAGCCATgaggagggaggagctggaggaaggggagctggaggagggcGAGCTGGAGGAGGgcgagctggaggaggaggcgATCGATGTCTCGGATTACCTGCCCATGGCACACCAGGACGCCCGGACCCCCGGCAGAGACGCcag CCGAGGAGGGGGTTCCATTGAAATGACAGACGACAACACTGCCATCCGTGCCCTGACGCAGTTCCCACTTCCCAAAAACCTCCTGGCCCAAGTGATTCAGATTGCAACCTCTTCCTCCACAGTCAAG GAGTACATGCAGTTCCGCACGGTGGGCACCAAGACCAAGATCTGCAAGCTCACGCtgcgctggccctgccccatgACCTTCGCTGCCAAGGGCCGGCGCAAGGTGGAGGCCGAGAacaaggcagcagctctggcctgTCAGAAGCTGAAG AGCCTTGGCCTGGTGGACAAGAACAACAACCCCCTGAGCCATGCCATGTACAACATGACTTCCCTGCGGGAGCTGGGCGAGAACCAGAGGAAGCCCTGCCACATCAAAGTCCCTGAGGCCACCCTGCGCAAGATTGAGAACTACCTGAACCAC TATCCCGTGGACATCAGGGAGTCCAGGCCCCGGATTGCCGATGACATGATGAACCTGACCAAGGAATCCGGTGCCATCAGCGACGCCATCACGGGGAAAACCTACATCCCCATGCTGGAAGCAGAGGAAGTGCGCCTGAGCCAGAACCTGCTGGCCctctggaaaaggagaggagcCTCCTGGCAGGAGAGCCACCCGCTGCCAGTAGACCCTCACAAGGACACCATCCTGTCAGCCATCGAGCAGAACCCCGTGGTGGTGATAGCGGGAGACACGGGCTGCGGGAAGACCACGCGGATCccgcagctgctgctggaacactACATCCTGGAGGGCCGCGGCGCGCGCTGCAACGTGGTCATCACCCAGCCCCGGCGCATCAGCGCCATCTCGGTCGCCCAGCGCGTGGCGCAGGAGCTGGGGCCCAACATGAGGAAGAACGTGGGCTACCAGGTGCGGCTGGAGAGCAAACCCCCTGCCCGGGGAGGGGCCCTGCTCTTCTGCACCGTGGGCATCCTGCTCAGGAAGCTGCAGGGCAACCCCAGCCTGGAGGGCGTCAGCCACGTCGTGGTGGACGAGGTGCACGAGCGGGACGTGAACACGGATTTCCTGCTCATCCTGCTCAAAGGCATCCAGAAGCTGAACCCTGACCTGCGCCTGGTGCTCATGAGCGCCACGGGGGACAACCAGCGCTTCTCCCACTACTTTGGGGATTGCCCCGTGGTCAAGGTGCCGGGCTTCATGTACCCGGTGAAGGAATACTACCTGGAGGAGATCCTGGCCAAGCTGggccggcaccggcaccggcactACGAGATCAAG CAATCCGACGACGAGTGTGTCCTTGACCTTGACCTGATCACCGACCTCGTGCTGCAGATCGACGCCCACGGAGAGCCAG GTGGGATCCTGTGCTTCCTCCCTGGCTGGCAGGAGATCAAAGGGGTGCAGCAGCggctgctggagatgctggGCTCGCAGAACAGCCGCTACCTCGTCTTGCCAG TGCACTCCAACATCCCCATGATGGACCAGCAGAACATCTTCCAGAGGCCTCCACCAGGCGTCAGGAAGATCGTGCTGGCCACCAACATCGCGGAGACCTCCATCACCATCAACGACATCGTGCACGTGGTGGACAGCGGCACGCACAAGGAGGAGCGCTACGACCTCAAGACCAAG GTGTCCTGCCTGGAGACCGTGTGGGTGTCCAAGTCCAACGTGGTGCAGCGGCGCGGGCGCGCCGGGCGCTGCCAGTCGGGCTTTGCCTACCACCTGTTC CCGCGCAGCCGCCTGGACAAGATGCCCACGTACCAGGTGCCCGAGATCCTGCGCACGCCCCTGGAGAACCTGGTGGTGCAGGCCAAGATCCACATGCCAGAGAAAACG GCAGTTGAATTTCTCTCCAAGGCTCTGGACAGCCCTGACATCAAAGCTGTGGATGAAGCCGTGATCTTGCTGCAGGAGATTG GAGTGCTGGACCAGCGGGAAGCCCTGACCACTCTGGGCAAACGCCTGGCCCAGATCTCCACGGACCCTCGGCTGGCCAAGGCCATTGTCCTGGCCTCCATCTACCGCTGCCTCCACCCGCTGCTGGTCATCGTGTCGTGCCTGACGCGGGAccccttcagcagcagcctgcagaaTCGCGCCGAGGTGGACAAG gccaAGGCCGTGCTGAGCCGGGAGAGCGGCAGTGACCACCTGGCCTTCGTGCGGGCGGTGGCGGGCTGGGAGGAGGTGCTGCGGCGCAGGGACAGCCGTGCCAGGGACAACTACCTGCAGGACTACTACCTGTACGGGCCCAGCCTGCGCTTCATCAACG gccttgtcaAGCAGTTCTCTGAGAACCTCTACGAAGCCTTCCTGGTGTCATCCCCTTCCGACTGTACCATGCCCTCGTCCGTGTGTAACCAGTACAGTGAGGAGGAGGAACTGGTCAAAGGCGTCCTCATGGCTGGGCTCTACCCCAACCTCATCCAG GTGAGGCAAGGCAAGGTGACGCGCCAGGGGAAGTTCAAGCCCAACAGTTACGCGTACCGGACCAAGGCCGGCACCGTGCTGCTGCACAAGTCCACCATCAACAG ggaggcATCCAAGCTCTACAGCCGCTGGCTCACCTACTTCATGGCCGTCAAGTCCAACGGCGGCGTCTTCGTGCGCGACTCGTCCCAGGTGCACCCGCTGGCCGTGCTGCTCATGACTGACACCGACATCCACGTGCGAG ATGACGGCTGGCGAGCGACGGTGTCCCTGACGGACAGCGacctgctggtgctggagggggACTCCTACACCATCCGCCTGCTGCGCGACTTCCGCGTGTCCCTCTCCAAGATGGTGGAGACGTGCCTGTGCTACGAGATGGCCGCGATCCCCGGGGACCTgcaccaccagcacagccaaCTGCTCGACATCCTGGTGGATCTGCTCAAGGGCCCTCCCGGCAGCTTCGGCTCGTAG